Genomic segment of Candidatus Methanomethylicota archaeon:
AAACACCAATGAAGATACTCGGAGAACTAATATCAAGATTCGGTGGAGGTAGAGGTTTGAAGGAAGAATTAGAAGAATTGAGGAAGAGGAGATTGGAAGAATCAAAGGAGAAGAGGAGAGGAGAGGAAACTGAGAAAAGTTAACGTGAAGAATGTGGAGTAATGAATTATGAATAAAATCCTAGCGAGAATTGGAATAACATTAACACTAGTATACATGATAATAAAGTTGATGTTAAACGTAACGATAATGTTTATGGAACTCTATGAAGCAAAATTGAAAATAAAATTTAAAACAAAAATATATGAGTGGAAGCTAAGTAGAAAACTTGAAGAATACGGGATTCCAAGGGAAGTTTCAAAGAGGATTTCAAAAAACATTTACAAGGGGGATGTTGAAGCATTAAATAATTTAATGAGTTTAAGGGGGATTATGAAATTAATGCGTAAACAAACACATATATAGGGGGCTAACACTATTAGTGAGTTGAGGAAGTGGAGAATGTATAGGGGTAAACCCGCAATAATACAAAACATAGAATCCTGGGTTGATGCACAAAAGAAGTTCCTAGAATATGTAAGTAAAAGTGAAAAGGAACTTGAAAATGCAGATAGACTATCACTGGTAATAGCCTCAAGGGCAGCATGTGCACAGATATCAAGAACGATAAAGGGGTTTGATGCATGGCTTCAAAACCCACTAATAATAGGGCTAATGCCACCTGAAATGATAAAGGAAGTTCAAGAGAAACTTTGGGCAATAATGAAAGAGCTAACTGAATTCGACATACAACACACCGCGAAATACGGGGAACATTTAAAGAAGGTTTTGGAGCAAGGTAAAATCATACCGCCAATACCATTGGAAGAGGGGGAGGAAGAGGAGGAGCAGAGGCAGAGGCTAACATATATGAGGTAGATCACTAATTCTCCCTAGAAATCCTAATTTCACCACCAGAAATAATGACTGTTAAAATATCACCCAACTCAGGTTTAGGCTCAAGTCTATCCCATTCATCCTCAGTAAGCCATATAGTTAAACGTGGAAGCTGAAAGGATGTTGAAAGTGGAATTGGCATCATCCTCAAAACCTGCTGCATAATTGGAAGAACATCCTTAGCCAAATCAGAATCCTGAGAAGAATAGAATACTGGTGGAGGCGACTCCTGCTCCTCCACTAAATCAATCCTAAACATCTTCTCACCATTAGGAGCTCTAACAACATTCTTCCCAGCCACAGAAGCTTTAAACTTAACTTCCAAAACAATCCCCAAACATATAGTGTGGCACAAGTATATAAGTGGTTTGCTAACTATACCATGGAAAATTTAATATACATTACTGAAAACGTTTAAGTGAAACAAATTATGCATGGTGAATGGTGAATGATTAAGATGAACCAGATATTGGATAAGAGGGAACTTGCACCTGGAATAAAGGAGATGGTGATTTATAATCCAAATATAGCTTCGAAGGTTAAGGCTGGACAATTCATAGTTGTAAGGGTTTGCGAAGAGGGGGAGAGGATACCACTAAATGTGGTGGATTGGGATGGGGGGAGGGGGACATTGAAAATAGTATTCCAAGAGGTGGGGGTATCAACACATAAACTTGGAAAGCTTGGAATTGGAGATTTGATAATGGATGTTGTAGGGCCTCTTGGAAACCCCTCAGAGATAAGCCTATTCGGAACAGTGATATGTGTGGGTGAGGGTGTAAGAATATCTGCAATATATCCAGTAGCTAGAGAACTGAAGAAGGCTGGAAACAAGGTTATATCGATAATTGGTGCTAAAAGCAAAGAGCTACTGATATATATGGAGGAAATGAGGGGGGTTAGCGATGAACTAAGAATAACGACGGATGATGGTTCGGAGGGGAGGAGGGGGCTTGTATCAGATGAGTTGAGGGATATCCTTGAAAGTGGATTGAAAATTGATAGAATTGTAATTGTAGGCTCTGCAATGACTATGAAAATGTGTACAGAAGTAACTAAGCTATACCATATAAAGACTATTGCAAGTTTAAACCCAATAATGATATGTGGAATGGGGATGTGTGGAGCATGTAGAGTGGAAGTTGCTGGGAAAACTAGATTTACATGCATTGAAGGACCGGAATTCGATGCACATCAAGTGAATTTCGATGTGCTAATGATGAGGTTAAATGCATATAAAACTGAAGAGCAAATGGCATTAAAAAGGTTCCTTGAGGGGGGAGGGTGAGGATATGCCAGTTAAGAAGAGGGTTGAAATGAGAAAGCTTCCAGTGGAGGAGAGAATTAAAAGCTTCAATGAAGTTATGCTTGGATTAACAGAAGAGCAGGCAATTGAAGAAGCTAAGAGATGTTTACAATGCCCAAATCATCCATGTATGGAAGGTTGCCCATTAAACACGGAGATACCAAAATTCATAAAGAAGATAGCTGAAAGAGACTTCCTATCAGCATATAAGATCATAAAGGAGAAGAATCCCATACCAGCAATAACTGGGAGGGTTTGCCCGCAAGAAGTGCGATGCGAAGCAAAATGCACATTACAAAGGGTTGGAGAACCAATAGCCATAGGAGCTTTAGAAAGATTTGTGGCAGATTGGGCTATGAGGGAAGGTGTAATAAAAGAGGAGGTAACGAAAGCCCCATCAAACAATATAAGGGTGGCAGTGGTAGGGTCTGGACCTTCAGGTATAACTGTGGCTGCAAACCTAGCTAAACTTGGATATGAAGTAACAATATTTGAAGCACTGCAAAAGCCAGGTGGATTGCTGATATATGGGATACCTGAATTCAAATTGCCAAAGAAGGTTGTGGAATGCGAGATAGATCATTTAAAGCATTTGGGGGTAGACATACAGACAAATGTAGTTATTGGAAGAACTTACACGATTAAAGAATTATTCCAAAATGGTTATAGAGCAATATTCCTTGGAATAGGTTTGGGGATGCCCAGATTCCTAAACATACCCGGAGAAAATCTAGTAAACATATATACAGCCAACGAAATCCTCATAAGAACAAACTTGATGAAAGCATACCTATTCCCAAAATATGATACACCCATAAAGGTTGGAGATATAGTTGCAGTTGTAGGTGGGGGGAATGTGGCAATGGATGCCGCTAGAACTGCAATTAGACTTGGAGCTAAAGAAGTATACATAGTTTATAGGAGGAGTGAAGAAGAGATGCCTGCATGGAAGAAGGAGTTGATAAATGCAAAGGAGGAGGGGGTAAAACTGCAATTACTCACACAACCAATAAGATTCATTGGAGATAAAGATGGAAGAGTTACGGGGATGGAATGCCTAAAAATGCAGCTTGGAGAACCTGATGCCAGCGGTAGGAGGAGGCCAATACCAATAAAGGGTTCTGAATTCATATTTAAAGCGGATACAGTGATAATAGCCGTAGGATACCGCCCAAACCCACTAATACAAAACACAACACCAGAGATAAAGGTGAATGAAGAGGGATGCATAATAGTGGATAAACATTGTAGAGCAAGCATGAATGGAGTATACGCTGCTGGAGACATAATCCTCGGGGAAGCTACAGTGGCGGAGGCTATAGGTACAGGTAGAATAGCCTCCACAACAATACACCAAGATATAAGGGAAGGAAGAATATGAAAAATAAAATTTTAAATTAAAAATGGGGGTTGAAGTAAACCTTCTAGAATGGCTTCATACTTAAAAGCTCTTCCTCACTGGGTGGAGGTCTAATTAAGCCAGCCTTCCATAAAGCTTCAAGAGACCTTCTAGCTTCACCAATTATTCTTGAAGCCCTCTCCCAAAGCTCATTCCTACTCAACTTAACCCTAGCCACACCTTGCTCAATGGACTTCAAAGCACATGCCACAGCCTCCTCAACATAAACTTCCCAATCCTCCATGGTTGGTAGAATGTAATCTTCATGGAGCCCCTTCCTCTCAGCATAACTTGCCAATGCATATGCAGCTGCCACACACATCTCATCAGTCACAGTTCTAGCCTTAACATCCAAGACACCTCTAAATATTGCTGGGAATCCAAGTGAATTGTTAACTTGATTTGGGAAGTCTGATCTACCTGTACCGACAATTCTAGCTCCAGCCTCCTTAGCCTCCCAAGGCCATATCTCTGGAATTGGGTTTGCACAAGCCAGTACTATGGCGTCATTTGCCATCTCCCTAACCCACTCCTTCTTAATAACTCCAGGTCCAGGTCTACTTGCAGCTATACATACATCAGCCCCCTTCAAAGCTTCAGGTATACCTCCACTAAGCCCTTCAGCGTTACTCTTCAAAGCCCACTTCCACTTCCATGGATCATTCTCCTTCTCCAATATATCCTTCCTACTCTGATTCAATATCCCCTTACTATCCACAAGTATTATGTTTCCAGGTTTAGCACCTGCAAGTTCAAGGACATCTGCAGTTTTAATGTTGGCTGCACCTGCCCCCACTAAAACTATCTTCACTTCACTAAGCTTCTTACCCACAAGCTTCAAAGCATTAATGACTGCAGCTAGGACTACTGTGGCTGTCCCCTGCTGATCATCATGCCATACTGGTATGTTGAGCTTCTCCCTAGCCTTCTCCAAAACATAGAAGCATTTAGGCTTCTCAATATCCTCCAAATTTATCCCGCCGAAAGATGGCTCTATTAATTGCAGGAATTCTATTAGCTTATCTGGATCCTTAGTGTTAACGCATAATGGGAATGCATCAACCCCACCAAGATACTTGAATAGTAAAGCTTTACCCTCCATCACTGGCATTGCAGCTAATGGGCCAATATCACCTAAACCCAAAACCCTAGTTCCATCACTAACCACAGCCACATAATTCCACCTATTAGTATACTCGAAGCTGTATAGGTCTGGATTCTCCTGAATCTTCCTACATGCAGCTGCAACTCCAGGCGTATACCATATGGAGAAGTCATCTAGGGTTCTAACTGGAACTTTAGGCATAACTTGAAGTTTACCCTCATAGAACTTATGTAGTTGCGGCGCTATAAGTGAAGGTTTCTGAGCTCTCTCCAAAAGCTTCTTAACATCCACCTCAACCACAAAATACACCTCAATAAACACGTAGGGTAAATATATCTTTAAACTTTTCCATACACTAGTAGAATGATAAAATATATTACCCTTGAAATATAATAGTTAAAACAACTTTTGGGGGATGTGAATGAGTGAAGATGAGGAGCTAAATAGGATAATTGAGAAGAAGATTAGGGAAATTATGAAGCGTGGAAGGGGGGAGGTGGAAGTTGAAGTGGAGTTTGACAAAGACAGTTTAAGGGATGCTCTAAGTAAATGTGGAATCTTGGTTGTGGATTTCTGGGCTCAATGGTGTGGACCATGCCAAATATACAGTAGGATATTCAAGGCTGTAGCTGAGAAGCTTAAGGGGAAAGCATGCTTTGGAAGGGTTAATGTGGATAGAAACCCAGAATTGGCAGACAAGTATAGGATATATGCCGTTCCAACAACAATAATATTCATAAACGGTGAACCTGTGGAAACAATAGTTGGATTAGTGACGGAAGAAGAGTTGATGAGTAAAATAGAGAAGTACCTATAAATATTCTTCCAATAAATAATATTTTTGGAGTAGAATATGCAGTTGAAGTTGGAAGTTGTAGATTTAATTGTACCTGAAGGATGCAATATAATACTTGGTCAAAGCCACTTCATAAAGACAGTTGAAGACTTATATGAAGCAATGATGAATTCAACACCAAACGTAAAGTTTGGATTGGCATTCTGCGAATCCTCAGGTCCATGCCTAATTAGACATGATGGGAATGATGAGGAGCTTAGGAAAGTGGCAATAGAAAATGCATTGAAACTTTCAGCTGGACACTGCTTCATAATAGTCATGAGAAATGCATACCCAATAAACGTTCTAGATAGGGTTAAAGCTGTACCAGAAGTGGTAAACATATATTGTGCCACAGCAAACCCAGTTCAAGTGATAATTGGTGAAACTGAGCAGGGGAGGGCAATACTTGGAGTTGTGGATGGAGCCAAAAGTAAGGGTGTTGAGGGGGATAAGGAAATTGAAGAGAGGAAGCAATTCCTAAGGAAGATAGGGTATAAAAGGTAAATGCGAAGTTTTAGAGGAACTTCTTCAAAACCTCAAAAGTACTCTTGATATGTTGCGATATAACCTTAGTTTCAGATAGGATTGGCATGAAATTCGTATCACCAAACCATCTTGGAACAACATGGAAATGTAAATGCTCAACACCAGCACCAGCAGCCCTACCAATATTAACGCCAATATTAAATCCATCTGGAGATAAAGCCCTCTTCAAAACATCAATGGATAGGGATATGAAATCCATAATCTCCATAGACTCCTCAACAGTTAAATCATTTGGGTATATGATATGCCTATATGGTGCAATCATCAAATGACCATTATTATATGGGTAAGCATTCAAAACTATAAATGAATATTTACCACGCTTCAAAATGAACAATTCATCATCACGATTGGATTTAGCATATGAACATAGGAAGCACTCAACATTCTTTGGTGCGGAAATATACACCATCCTCCAAGGAGCCCAAAGATTCCTCAAACACTCCACCAATCAACATATATTATCGATGAAGGCTATAAATTAATTTGTGAATGGTGATGGTTGAGGTAAATCAAAACCTAATAAGGAAGAACATCACTGGTGGAAGACTTCAAATGGTTTATAGAATGCTTGAAGAGGATTTGGAAATACAAACACTACTGAAGATGTCAAATATAATGGCTGTGGGTAGGATGAGGTATAATGATCATGGACCAGTACACTCAAGAATAACCTCGGGAACTGCACTGGAAATACTGAGGATAATTGGGAAGTATAGGAAGCCAAACATGATCTCAGATCATGGAATGGAAATGGAAGATGCGGAGATAGTGGTATTGCTTGGCGCATACCTACATGATATTGGAAACTCCATACATAGAATACAACACCCACAACATGGATGCTACATAGTCGACGCACCACTAAACAGAATACTTGGAAAAGTTTACAGTAGAATTGAAGATAGAGTTAAAGTTAAATGTGAAGTGCTACACTGCATATACTCAAGCGATGATGAAATACAATGCTTAAGCCTTGAAGCTGGCGTAGTTAAAGTTGCAGATGGACTAGACATGGCTGAGGGGAGGGCTAGAATACCATACGATTTGGGAAAGAGGGATATACATGCACTATCAGCACTGGCAATAAAGAGGGTTGAAGTAAGCGAGGGGGGATCAAAACCATTAAAGATAAGGGTTTACATGGAAAATCCAGCTGGAATATTCCAAGTTCAAAACGTTCTAATGAAGAAGATAGCTACATCTGGAATTGGAGACTTAATTGAACTAACAGCACTGGACATGAATGGAAGGGTTATTATGGGAGGGAGCTAGCATCCCTGGGGAGTAATGGAAGTTTCGAAACGTCCAAGTCATATAAGTCTAGATACTTCAAACCACTACCAGTAAAGTATAGTAGAATCCTATCGGAGGGGTCGAAGAGCCCTTCATTGGCAATATGCTTCAAAGCAGCATGGGAAGCTGCAGCTTCAGGGCAAATGAAGAATCCACGTCTAGCTAGAATCTTCATGGATTCAATTATCTCATCATCACCCACAGCCAATGCGAAGCCACCACTATCCCTAATAGCCCTCAAAATTAGGTAGCTTGCATATGGTTTTGGAACTCTAAGTCCAGCTGCAATGGTATTTGCGTTAGGCCAAGCCTCAGAAACTTCAGGGGCACCATCCATGAAAGCCTTAACTAGAGGCATACATCCAGTGGATTGAACTAGAATGAGCCTTGGAGCCCTCTCAATCCATCCAAGCTCGATGAGTTCATTAAACCCCTTCCAAAGCCCAATAACACCCTCACCACCACCAGTTGGGAATATTATGGCTTCAGGTGGATCCCAATCAAATTGCTCAGAAATCTCATATGCCATAAGCTTATAACCCTCAAACCTATAAGGCTGCTTATTAGTGGAAACATCAAACCACCCATACTTATCCCTAAGCCTAGAAACTATTGATGCACAATCATTTATCAATCCATCAACCAGATACACCCTAGCACCCATATAAACACACTCCCTCAAAGTGCTTATGGGAGCATCCTTAGGCATGAATGTGTAAACCTCCAAACCAGCCCTAGAACCATAAGCTGAAAGGGCTGCAGCAGCATTACCAGCACTGGGAATTGCAACTTTCGAGACGCCCAAACTCCTCAAAACTGAGACTGCAAGGGCCATACCCCTAGCCTTAAAAGTTCCAGTGGGGAGTCTACCATCATCCTTAAATGAGACGTTATGGAAGCCATAGGCAATATCCCCATCAAGATTAACGATAGGAGTAAAAGGTTCACCAAGAGAAACTATATCGCTGGAGCTCTTAAGAGGCGTAAACTCCAAATACTTCCAGAAACTATCAAACCTACCAGCAAAAACATCCCTACCAAAACCAATCCTAGAGAAATCATACTTGTAAAGCAGAGCACCACCACACTTAAAACAAACATTAATAGGCTTATCAGCAGGATAAACGGAGCCACAACCACTACAAACAATAGTGGAATCCAGCATTGAAATCACGATAAATGAATAAAACAAACAATATATATAACGGTTTCCCACAAATGAATATTCAAATACTCCAACAACAATACACAATAATGTATGGATAAAAGGGTAAGTTTAAGGGTAAATGAGGAATTATGGAGGAAAGCTAAGATCCTCGCAACCATAAGAGGTGTAACACTGAAATCCATGATAGAAGAACTTTTAGAAAGAGAGATAGAAGCGGAGGAAATTCTGAAAGATGAAACAAGCATATCAGAAGAAGACATCAACCTCCTAATGAAAAGGAGGATTGAGGGTAAGCACCCATTCACAATAATCAGCAATAAGAGTGCTGTGGAACTCGTGAGGGAGGTCAGAGGTCAATAAAACATACATTGATGTTACGACAATATCATTTCCTAGTATTTATCATAAGGGAAAAGGTTATGGGTATTCAAGTAGTTAATTCTTAAATGGTAATTATGGTGAAGATAACCATTAATGTTGATGATGATCTGTGGAGATTATTTAGCTTAATAGTAATGCGTGAAAGGGGGAGGGGGAAGAGGAATGAAGTTATCGTTGAGCTAATAAAGGATTATGTTGAGCGAAGTGGCTTGCCTACTAATGAGAAACAACTTGAATATATTTTGCAAATTGAGGAGGAGAAGAAAGTTTTCCTGAAGATTAAAGACAAACTTGCCAAAGACCCACAATATGATGGGAAGTATGTGGCAATATTCAAAGGCGCCATCGTGGGATGTGATGATGATAAAGGGAGGCTTGCTGAAAACGTATACAAGAAGTATGGATATGTTCCAATCTATATTGATAAAGTAGCTCCAGGAGAAAGGGTTGTGGAAGCACCATCACCAGAGCTTAAATGAAAATACCCACTTACCCAAGAGCTGATTAATCTAAATGTAAATTTAATTCAAATAATGATTTGAAAATATACGAGTTGCTAGTTATTTGGTAGTTTTGAAGTCAGTTTGTGGAGACTTTATAGTTTATTATGCTGTTTGAGTTTAGTTTGGATAGTGTGAATGTGAATTCCATGCCATTTTTAGCTCCCTGCATACATATGATTATGTAGATTGTGGATTTCCCAAGGATTATTGTTGTGAAATCATTTGGAGGCGTACAGCTTGGGTTTATACCTAAATCATACTCAAAACTTGAGCACCTAAAAACCTTAACCCCACTAATACTTTTAACCGATAAACCATTAACACTTATGTCCATGAGCTTAATGGCTTCAACACCATCATTAACGATCTTAAATGTGAAAGTGCTTGTATTGCTTGACGGGTCATATGTGGAGTTTACGAGCTGAACACTTAAAGAGCCAACACCACCAAAACGATATGTATAAACTATGGAGTTAACCCAACCCATAAGGGAGAATACGATAAGAGATAATGTTAAAAGTACACTAATAGAGTAGGGGATACTGAAAATTTTAAGGGTCACATGCAAAAATATGGTAAACAACTATATAAAGCTTACCAAAAAATTGCATATATATGCAAACAATATAACAAAAATATATTGAAAAAGAGAGAAAATAGCAAGATATAAACAACAGAAATACATGATATGCTTAAGAATTTGGAGTAATCTTGCAAGAGAAGCCAATAAAATAGTAAGATTTATATGTAAATTGGATGTAAATTTAAGTGATGGGCATGCAGAAAACTGGAATCCTTGAAAGAAAAGCTCTAATACTATTAAGCCTAACAATACTAACACTAATACTGACAACAACATTAGCTACACCAACCCTAGCCAAAATGGAAGTGATATCGGTAGAAAAAGACGAGAATGGGAAAACTTGGGTTACAATAGCAATATATAATGGTAAGGGAAAACTCGTAAAAATAGTAAAATTTGATCCACCGGGCTGGGATCCAGGATTTCCAAACGAATAGACTAGAGCATCTAGAGCTACCAGAGCCCGTTAGAGCATGTGAGA
This window contains:
- a CDS encoding sulfide/dihydroorotate dehydrogenase-like FAD/NAD-binding protein; this encodes MNQILDKRELAPGIKEMVIYNPNIASKVKAGQFIVVRVCEEGERIPLNVVDWDGGRGTLKIVFQEVGVSTHKLGKLGIGDLIMDVVGPLGNPSEISLFGTVICVGEGVRISAIYPVARELKKAGNKVISIIGAKSKELLIYMEEMRGVSDELRITTDDGSEGRRGLVSDELRDILESGLKIDRIVIVGSAMTMKMCTEVTKLYHIKTIASLNPIMICGMGMCGACRVEVAGKTRFTCIEGPEFDAHQVNFDVLMMRLNAYKTEEQMALKRFLEGGG
- a CDS encoding arcadin 1, which codes for MEVKFKASVAGKNVVRAPNGEKMFRIDLVEEQESPPPVFYSSQDSDLAKDVLPIMQQVLRMMPIPLSTSFQLPRLTIWLTEDEWDRLEPKPELGDILTVIISGGEIRISREN
- a CDS encoding thioredoxin family protein → MSEDEELNRIIEKKIREIMKRGRGEVEVEVEFDKDSLRDALSKCGILVVDFWAQWCGPCQIYSRIFKAVAEKLKGKACFGRVNVDRNPELADKYRIYAVPTTIIFINGEPVETIVGLVTEEELMSKIEKYL
- a CDS encoding threonine synthase, yielding MLDSTIVCSGCGSVYPADKPINVCFKCGGALLYKYDFSRIGFGRDVFAGRFDSFWKYLEFTPLKSSSDIVSLGEPFTPIVNLDGDIAYGFHNVSFKDDGRLPTGTFKARGMALAVSVLRSLGVSKVAIPSAGNAAAALSAYGSRAGLEVYTFMPKDAPISTLRECVYMGARVYLVDGLINDCASIVSRLRDKYGWFDVSTNKQPYRFEGYKLMAYEISEQFDWDPPEAIIFPTGGGEGVIGLWKGFNELIELGWIERAPRLILVQSTGCMPLVKAFMDGAPEVSEAWPNANTIAAGLRVPKPYASYLILRAIRDSGGFALAVGDDEIIESMKILARRGFFICPEAAASHAALKHIANEGLFDPSDRILLYFTGSGLKYLDLYDLDVSKLPLLPRDASSLP
- a CDS encoding DUF2153 domain-containing protein, with the protein product MRKWRMYRGKPAIIQNIESWVDAQKKFLEYVSKSEKELENADRLSLVIASRAACAQISRTIKGFDAWLQNPLIIGLMPPEMIKEVQEKLWAIMKELTEFDIQHTAKYGEHLKKVLEQGKIIPPIPLEEGEEEEEQRQRLTYMR
- a CDS encoding HD domain-containing protein, yielding MVEVNQNLIRKNITGGRLQMVYRMLEEDLEIQTLLKMSNIMAVGRMRYNDHGPVHSRITSGTALEILRIIGKYRKPNMISDHGMEMEDAEIVVLLGAYLHDIGNSIHRIQHPQHGCYIVDAPLNRILGKVYSRIEDRVKVKCEVLHCIYSSDDEIQCLSLEAGVVKVADGLDMAEGRARIPYDLGKRDIHALSALAIKRVEVSEGGSKPLKIRVYMENPAGIFQVQNVLMKKIATSGIGDLIELTALDMNGRVIMGGS
- a CDS encoding NADP-dependent malic enzyme, which codes for MDVKKLLERAQKPSLIAPQLHKFYEGKLQVMPKVPVRTLDDFSIWYTPGVAAACRKIQENPDLYSFEYTNRWNYVAVVSDGTRVLGLGDIGPLAAMPVMEGKALLFKYLGGVDAFPLCVNTKDPDKLIEFLQLIEPSFGGINLEDIEKPKCFYVLEKAREKLNIPVWHDDQQGTATVVLAAVINALKLVGKKLSEVKIVLVGAGAANIKTADVLELAGAKPGNIILVDSKGILNQSRKDILEKENDPWKWKWALKSNAEGLSGGIPEALKGADVCIAASRPGPGVIKKEWVREMANDAIVLACANPIPEIWPWEAKEAGARIVGTGRSDFPNQVNNSLGFPAIFRGVLDVKARTVTDEMCVAAAYALASYAERKGLHEDYILPTMEDWEVYVEEAVACALKSIEQGVARVKLSRNELWERASRIIGEARRSLEALWKAGLIRPPPSEEELLSMKPF
- a CDS encoding HIT domain-containing protein, translating into MRNLWAPWRMVYISAPKNVECFLCSYAKSNRDDELFILKRGKYSFIVLNAYPYNNGHLMIAPYRHIIYPNDLTVEESMEIMDFISLSIDVLKRALSPDGFNIGVNIGRAAGAGVEHLHFHVVPRWFGDTNFMPILSETKVISQHIKSTFEVLKKFL
- the gltA gene encoding NADPH-dependent glutamate synthase, translated to MPVKKRVEMRKLPVEERIKSFNEVMLGLTEEQAIEEAKRCLQCPNHPCMEGCPLNTEIPKFIKKIAERDFLSAYKIIKEKNPIPAITGRVCPQEVRCEAKCTLQRVGEPIAIGALERFVADWAMREGVIKEEVTKAPSNNIRVAVVGSGPSGITVAANLAKLGYEVTIFEALQKPGGLLIYGIPEFKLPKKVVECEIDHLKHLGVDIQTNVVIGRTYTIKELFQNGYRAIFLGIGLGMPRFLNIPGENLVNIYTANEILIRTNLMKAYLFPKYDTPIKVGDIVAVVGGGNVAMDAARTAIRLGAKEVYIVYRRSEEEMPAWKKELINAKEEGVKLQLLTQPIRFIGDKDGRVTGMECLKMQLGEPDASGRRRPIPIKGSEFIFKADTVIIAVGYRPNPLIQNTTPEIKVNEEGCIIVDKHCRASMNGVYAAGDIILGEATVAEAIGTGRIASTTIHQDIREGRI
- a CDS encoding adenosine-specific kinase; this translates as MQLKLEVVDLIVPEGCNIILGQSHFIKTVEDLYEAMMNSTPNVKFGLAFCESSGPCLIRHDGNDEELRKVAIENALKLSAGHCFIIVMRNAYPINVLDRVKAVPEVVNIYCATANPVQVIIGETEQGRAILGVVDGAKSKGVEGDKEIEERKQFLRKIGYKR